GCTAAACGGGCAATCATTGTCAAGTGTGCGATCCTCACATCTTACGGTATCTTCAGCTCCGATTTTTTCCAACGATGATTGCAGTAAGGTGTGTATGGGATCTTTCTCTGTTCTATCACCTTCTAGCTTCCCTTGTCGAAAtacaactttgttttttctgcTCAGAAACCAGATGTTGATCGTCAGTCTTTCAATTCCTAGAAAAATAGTTGGTGTAATATTCTCTGTCAAGAGGTGAGATATTGTCCTTTCGCTGTCAAATGTTGCAGCTGATAAGGACTCAGGTAGTTTAAATTGAATCAACAAATTGTCCAACAAAGTCTGCGCTCGTCCTTGTTCAGCCGCGAACAAAGCCTCATCGATCTTTCCAATTCGAAGCAATGAATTCCATAAAGCAGTGTACGTTTTCTCGTACAGCTCACGATACTTCATTTTCCAATTATCTTTACTTTTCAAGAGAGATCTCAAATAATTAAATGTATTCACAGCTGAAACAAAGTTATCCACCGCGTTCTCGAATTGTCCAAGAGAAAAGTATACGTTTCCAATGTTGTGATAAGATGCACCTTCTCCACctcgatcaccgatttctattgtaattttcaaatgtttttcatgatactcaatggcttttcgatagtcgcCCAATGACCGGTAAGCAccaccaagatttccataggctgctccttctcctcTCTGATCACCGTTTTCTatgacaatttttaaatgtcttTCAAagtactcaatggcttttcgatagtcacccaatgacCGGTAAAAATttccaagatttccataggctcctccttctctatcacgatcaccgatttctattgcgattttcaaatttttttcaaggtacTCACTtacttttcgatagtcacccagtgacccGTAAGCAATActaagatttccataggcgcTTCCTTGTCCGCCCTGATCACCGATTTGtatggcaattttcaaatgtttttcatgatactcaatagcttttcgatagtcacccaatgacCAGTAAGCATttccgagatttccataggctcgtaCTTCTGTGTCCTGATCactgatttctattgcaattttcaaagcttttccatgatactcaatggatttttgATAGTCGCAAAGTAAATAGTAAACAGTACCAAGATTTTCATAGGCTAGTCCTTCTCTttcccgatcaccaatttctatggCAATTCTCAAACGTTTctcatgatattcaatggcttttcgatagtcactcAGTGACTCGTAAGCGTTTCCAAGATCTCCATAGGCTTCTCCTTCTCCACcctgatcaccgatttctatagCAATTTTTAAACGTTTTTGATGATACTCAAtagcttttcgatagtcacctatTGACCAGTAAGCATttccgagatttccataggctcgtaCTTCTGTGTCCTGATCactgatttctattgcaattttcaaagcttttccatgatactcaatggattttcgatagtcGCAAAGTAAGTAGTAAACAGTACCAAGATTTTCATAGGCTAGTCCTTCTGTttcccgatcaccaatttctgtggcaattttaaaacgtttctcatgatattcaatggcttttcgatagtcacccagtgactcgTAAGCGTTTCCAAGATCTCCATAGGCTTCTCCTTCTCCACcctgatcaccgatttctatagcaatttttaaacgtttttgatgatactcaatggcttttcgatagtcacccagtgactcgTAAGTGTTTCCGAGATTTTCATATGTTGTTCCTTCTCCACcctgatcaccgatttctatagcaattttcatacatttttcataatactcaatggcttttgaacagtcacccagtgaccggtAAGCACTACCGAGATTTTTATAagctttttcttctctgtcatgatcaccgatttctactccaattttcaaagctttttcatgatacttgaTGGcatttcgatagtcacccagtgactcgTAAGCGTttccgagatttccataggctcttccttctccaccccgatcgCTGATTTTTACTGCAATTTTTAAACGTTTctcatgatattcaatggcttttcgatagtcacccagtgacttgtaagcactTCCGAGATTTCCATATGTTGTTCCTTCTCCACcctgatcaccgatttctatagcaattttcaaatgtttttcaaggtactcaatggcttttcgatagtcacccagtgtaCAGTATGTaacaccgagatttccatTGGCTAGTCCTTCGCCGTCCCGATCGCCGAtatctattgcaattttcaaatgtttttcaaggtACTCAATAGCTTTTAGATAGTCCCCCAGTGAGCGGTAAGcgttaccgagatttccatatgTTGTTCCTTCTTCgcaccgatcaccgatttcttttgcaatattCATGCATTTTTCgtaatactcaatggcttttaaATAGTCACCCACTGACCGGTAAGCACTACCGAGATTTTTATAGGCTTCTTCTTCTCCGCCACGATCACCTATTTCTACTCCAATTTTCAAAGccttttcatgatactcgatggcctttcgatagtcacccagtgactggtaaacATTCCccagatttccataggctcctgcttCCCCGCCCCGATCACTTATTTCAACTGcaatttttaagtgtttttcatgatactcaatggcttttcgatagtcacccaaaGACCGGTAAGCactaccaagatttccataggctgctccttcttctccctgatcaccgatttctattgcaatttttaattgGCTTTCAAAGTGCTCGATGGCTTCTCGATGGTCACCCAGTGACCAGTAAACATTTCCGAGATTTCCATATGTGGTTCCTTCCCCGCACCTATCACCgatttttattgcaatattcaaatgtttttcaaggtACTCGAttgcttttcgatagtcaccgaatgactggtaagcattaccaagatttccatacgCTAGTCCTTCTCCGTGGtgatcactgatttcttttgcatatttcaaatgtttttcatgatactcaatggcttttcgatagtcacccaatgactggtaagcaataccgagatttccacaggctcctccttctctgccccgatcaccgatttctattgcaatttccaaatgtttttcatgatacttaatggtttttcgatagtcacccagtgactggtaagcatttccgagatttccataggctcctccttctccgctCCGATCACCgacttcttttgcaattttcaaatgttttttatgatactcaatggcttttccatagtcacccagtgagtcgtaggcattaccgagatttccataggttCCTCCTTCTCCTCCCTGATCACCGATtgctattgcaatttttaaatgtttttcaaggtAGTCAATGGCTTTCCGAAAGTAACCGAGTaactggtaagcaataccgagattttcataggctcctccttctccgtcccgatcaccgatttctattgcaattttcaaatgtttttcatgatactcaatggcttttcgatagtcacccagtgagtcgtagGCGTTGCCGAGATTTCTATACGCTCTTCCTTCTCTGCCCAGATCACCTTTTTCGATCGCaattttcacttcttttttgTGGTACTCAACGGCTTCCTgatagtcacctagtgactggtaagcaacaccgagatttccatacgCTTCTCCTTGTCCGCTTCGATCACCgctttctattgcaattttcaaatgtttttcatggtactcaatggcttttcgatagtcaccgaGTGATCCGTAAGCagtaccgagatttccataggcttttccttttccaacccgatcaccaatttcctttgcaattttcagatgtttttcatgataatcAACGGCTTTTTGACAATCGCCCAGTAACTGGttagcaataccgagattttcataggctcctccttctccgtgacgatcaccgatttctattgccattttaaattgtttttcatgatactcaatagCTTTTTGACAGTCACCCAGTAAGTGAAAATCTCTTTCTTGTCTGATACAGGTTCTTCCACTTCCGTCTTGGCCATCCATTTcttacaacaaaaaataataataacaagcaaattaaataattagcaaaacaaacaaataaaagacaaacgaAACAGCTCAGTAGTTTGTCGGGGATGAATAGATCTTAAGCCCAGGCGTTTTGGGAAGACGTTTTCAACCTCGCTCCTTGTAATTGGCAAAGAGACCCTGCGTGGTCTTGTCACGACTGACGGAAGGATCAGATAGAAGCAACTTTTGAGTCTACAGCCAAAAGGAGGGGTGAATGTTGTGAGGTCCATGCGAAATGTCATAATCGATATGAGCTCTCGCCGTGCCTTAAGAAATAGATAATTAGGACTTATTGAGGGGTAAATCCTCGGAACACCTAAACGAAATTTAGTGGCTGGTAGTACGGTTTTAAGTTGCTGAAGACCAGGAACGACTGTAGCACCTTTTAAGAATATTTTCTTGGAGAAAGATGTAGCATTGTTTTCGACAGCGTGGAAAATATGTGGCTAGACTCTCAAAAAAGAAGGCTAGCCACACCTTTTACACGGACCTTGCCAAGAAGACTGAAAAGACTGTAACAAATTCAAAGCCAAAGTAACAGCGACCCAAGAACTGTTTCAACGAGGAAATTAAGATGTGCGTCAAAGTTTCACCATTAGTCCTAGAACCTCGAGTAAGAGCTCCAACGATTCCTTGGAAAAATGTTTCTGTAGAGCCGCTATGTGCACGTTtatctttttgcaaaaaaagctTATATTTCTATCgcctttcttgttttttttcccagacATTTGACATCATAATGATTACATTGTTGGAAAATtcctgaaaaataattgtttgcTAATAGCAGAGAAACACTAGGTGGTGGCTTTAATTGCTGTGAAAGGGCTTCCTTTTCATTTGACTTGAACACACTTGTTTCTCACCAAATATCATTATGAAAATTAACCGATTGCTCTTATCTACGCataaggaaataatttttcgcAAACAAATTAGCTATGCAAATACATTGTCTTAAGGTTACCGTATCCCTTCAGAGAATTTTGGCGTTCAAGCGCTGTAGCCGGTTAGTTTTAAATCATAGAAACCTAAGCCCCTTTATCAGACTAATCCCCTATACCTGATTCATGGTTATAAGGTTGGCTGTGAATctgctcaattttttttagaaaaaaaagttgaatttcGATTTCTTTTAACTGCGAAACGTCCGAACCATATTTAGGAAGCTACAAGTCAAAGAGAACTTAGTTTGTCTCTAATTTAATACTTTCTCCTAGATCTTTTTCCGGAACCAAAGCGCTAAAAAAGCCTGAATATCTGCGTTTTGTCATATTCAATTACAGTGAAAAGTTACAAAATGTTTTCGAAATAGGATAAAAATACAACAGACTAATTGTACAAAGATAGCtctccgaaaaaaaaatattttgaaatgaaaatgaaatgaacgGGATGAGGGACGGTGTCTTTTGGCGGTGATATTCAGGATTTGAGCTGAAAAGGGGCGGGAAAAGGGAATTTCAGTCGGGAGTGGGAGCGAGATTTCGTGTTTTTATTGCGTTGAGATGCGAGATTGACAAGAGAAACAGAGCGGAATCCGAGGTTTCAATTCCAACATGACTTCATCGTCTCCTAAGTTGATCACCACAAAAACTGTGAGCAGGCGGAAATAAACCTTTTGTGTGTATAACTTTGCCAGGTTTCAAGTAATGAACAGTAACGGCTCTCTACCACAAAGTGTCATTCATTACTCACCTGTTGCGCAAATTTGGATTGATCGAAAAGAAATGGACGATCAATTGATGAGCTGATTTACAGCGACCGCGACTGAAAGCAAACTAAGTGAACTCTGTTTTTGCTTTCACACTGATCTTCCCACGAAATGATTTGCGTAAGgaattcaaaatgaaaaccctCTTTTCAGGAGATTTCCCTCAGtcatttaaatattatttgcataaggaaaacgaaatttcATAGCCAGTCAGTAtgaaatatatatagattGTGGACACGGACTGTGGACTAAAAACGTGCTGGTAATAAAGTATTGGATAATAAAGTACATAATCAAGatgaataaaaagcaaaatagtAAATATTTACTTGGATTCCGCGAAATCTCCATGGGCGAGGCTGGTTTTTACAACAAGTTTTCACCACCGGAAAATTAATTTCACCAATGCGAAAGAAAGAGCTGACATTCCTGGTTCATGACATAATATTTCGTTTTCTAAATCAACATGAAAGTGATATGGATACGTCGGTGTAACACAACTATATTAGGAATAGTTAGCCCTGAACTGTATTCAGTCTTCACGGTGTTCTCCACATGGTCTTATGTAGGTTGTTACGTTGAAGCTAAGGTCTCTTCTTTTGATTTCGGAAGATAACACTTGTAAACTGCAGCCAGTAAAGATGTTTCTACATATCTTGCTTTGATACACGCATGGCTGAAATACTTTTCTCCATTATTTGATTCcattaagtgttttgatgATCGATCGAggagaaaatgttttgatgATAATGTTATGATAACGTCTGACCAGGGGAAGATAACTGTTCAGAGttatgaaaagaattgacctAGCTACCATTAATGTTATCATAGTTAAATATgtcaagtttttccttgacaaatatgacaagttttccctcgacaaaaatatgacaagtttttccttgacaagtgtccttgttcaaaaaggagtatgctagtttttgaacaaggacacTTGTTAAGGAAAAACTTGCCAAGGACAATATTTGCTAGTGTAAATTACTTGACAAgtgcacttgtcaaggaaaacttgtcataatttccatttacactaccaaggaaaacttgtctcggaaaaacttgtcaaggagtACTTGCTAGTATGTACAGCCGATatcttttccttgacaagtggacttgtcaaggaaaatttgctagtgtaaatgagGCTTTAATCATGATTCTTCCAAAGAAATAGGATGCATCCACTAAATTTAAATCGGCTCATATACAAAACTCAGTCATATCCGACAAAAGATTGTAATTGCAACTGATTAGATTCCCCATAGATTTTGATAAACATCACGAAGCTACGGACACCGTGGCTGAGATTGAGAAGGAAATTAAGACATTCATTGATCATTAGAGGACACGACAAGACCGAGTTTATAGAAAAAAGCAAAGCCGAAGAAGTAATATCCGTGTCGATAGCATTCCCGCAGATGATCATGAGACCTAGTCCATTACAGAAATAAGAGTAAAGCATACTTTACAGGAAAAATTGAACCCGAGTTTCGAACCAGAGATCGAGAGTTCTCATCGCGTAGGAGCAAGTCTGAGATCATAGCGAACCGcctgttttaaaattaattcaggCCACCTTCATATTCACTGCTGCAATTTCTGTTATTTGTCCTATCTTGAGATAGTGAATTAATTGCTTTGACTTAATTTCATCACCTTTgtatgttgtttttttcttttatttttctttgtactGAGTGATGCACAGAAAATTTTCTCTAACAAAATGACTTAACCCGCAATAttaatctttttgtttttttaaggaaTGGAAGGTGTTAGCGAAAACCGCGTTTTGGCCGTCTTTCTTCGGTAGTTCCCAGCATCACGAAAGAGCCCGATAGAGGACCTCGGCTGTTAAAATCCTGCGTATACTCCTAACCACAGTCAATTTCGTTTAATTTATTTCCGAgcgtgttttgaaaattagtCAACAACTGAATGCATAATATGGccaaaataataatgctaaaagggacagaaaagagaaaattttcaTACATTGCATTTGAATGTAATTGTCATCATTAAGCAGACCTCCATGCCTGAGATCTTTTAAGAATGAAATCCACTAGTCACTCTCGGACTTACTTAGAAATACCCACCATCCCTCAATTCGTTGATTTGAGACCGATTTGTCTCCCTGAAAGGCGTCGGCTGCATTGTGCCAGAAAAAAACGCTGCATTGCAGCGATATTGACATTTTCTGTACTGGCATCGCCACGACGTGTTCGAGGAGTTTCCCCAACTTGCACCACACAGTCGAGGaaattttttccaacaatATTAATTCGAGGATTGTTGTTTGACGAGCCGACCTCAAGCCATAAAATGCGTTGACTATATCCGTCGATTGCGCCATGGATGCAAAAACCGAAAGGTTTCAATTTGTTGTACTCGTCATTGTGCCAAATGTAGTTTGGTCCTTTGCAGTGATATTTCCTTCTCTACAACTTACGTTTTGAGCGACGTTCGACGCCGTCTGGATCCAATGTTTTAAGAATTGTTCTCACTGTTTCTCTATCCGCCACCAGCCCATAGTTAGTTCTCAGCCTTTGGTGCATTTGGCGGTACCCAAATAAGCTCCCACTTCCTTGGAGCTCTCTATCAACAGCAGCGACTACTTCAGCGGGATCACTATAGTTTTGTCGCCTTGTGAGGCCTTTCCTTCGAAGAATTCTCTTCATTTGCCTGAGACTTAAACTTATACCATAAGTTAAACAGTAAAAAGGATATAATTTCAACACAGTTCAAACCAAGATCGAAATACTGTTGTACTAGCGAATCTTTGACATAGTAAGCCACTCCAAGAGCTGGGATATAAGATGGCAATACTGTATTAACGGCCTCAAAACTGGAAGTACAAAAGGGGTTAGCTTGAGGTCTTTTATAATCCAGCCACAAACGTTGCTAACAGATCCAGATAAAGTTGTAAGCGCCGGCATCATACCTGTAACCATTGTATGGTCACGTGCTAACGATATAACATTCTTTGATTGTAAAATTATGTGATTTGCCGGGTTCTCATGTTAGAAGTAGAGATCTCGGGATATAGGTCGAGATTTCGCAATTTAACTCGAAATTTCGTCGAGATTAAGTGGAGATCGCATGTTACTAAGTCGAGATCTTGCATTACAAGATTTTGCGTTGTAATTAAAATTGCTGTAAGATCAAATGCCACTGGTGTTATGGAACTCAATAGTGCACCTTAAAAACGAAGTATACCTGTGATTCACTAACTGTATATACATAGCATACATATGGGTACATAATTTAGTACATATACATCCCATAAACATGCATTGCATTGCATTGCCACGAAACAGTCTTTGAAACCCTCCTCCTAGATTGTCACAAGGGGGAAACTACCCACAGAGGTAACTTGAACTGGAGgttttttcagaatttctAGTGCCGGTTGTCATAGCAACTTTCCATTCGCATACATTTCCttgtaattataattaataatGTCATTAGCCCTCGTCTTATTTGGGAATTGATGGTTTCAGTCATTGATGTTACTTTACtcaaaaatcttaaaaaagtGCTTAACCCTGAACTCGGCAGTAAACTGAAGATCTCCAGTATGGAAtatcaatattttaaaatagacACTTAGGCATTACTCGCTATTTCGTTGAAGACTACCTCAGCTTGTTCAAGCAGGTCTTGTAGCGTGTTTTGCAAACGGACAGCCTCGTTGAGATCCCTGCGTAATTCTTTCAAAGTATTTTGCGACAAAACGTAGACACCAGCGCTGGCCACTGTCAGGCCAGTAAACACAGCAATGCTTGCAAACGCTATGCCTTTAGTAAAGGAAGTAAGGTTGTTCCAGGTGTGAAAAAGTTGGAAACCTTGTGCTGCGGCCGTTACGAGATTGACAACTCCATCAACTGCGACGAAATCGGCCATTAGATCAGCGCGTTGTATTTGGCCATCAATCCTGATTCGCAGTTCGCTGATTTTGGCTAGAGTCGAGTTGAAGTGTGTGTTGATTCTTCCCATTTTCGGGGGAATTGCGCGATTGTTTGATCTCTTTCGCATAGATCCACCAGCTCTGTGACCAACTGTTCCATCCTTTGGAGCTTGCTGTTAATCACAGTGAAATCATTTGGCTTGCTTTCTATGAGATTTGAGGCGCTGGGGATGGTCTTCCAAGCCATGAAAAGCTTCACACATTGAAACACTGCGACAAGGGCTGATGCATACACCATATCTGTGATAACCCTgttgctttctttcttctgGAAATCCTTTATTGCGTTTGAAATCGCGTCTCTCGTCTTTTGATGGTCGGTGATCTTGTCCTCCGCAACGTTCTCATACAGTTCTGGCAAGGAGCAACCAAGTTTGTCCCAGTAATGCTGCAACAAGGCATCTGAAGCGTTTTTCTTTTGATGGTTGACAGCTCTAAGAACGGCCTCTTTACCATCTTCTGTTCTTTTTCCGAGCAAAGCTTCAATGGTATCAATGTGCTCTCCCAAAGTACATATCTCGCCGACATTTTTAAGGGCCTGGCGAAACGACCATCCGCTTTGACAGAGTTCAAGAACGTACTTGAGTATTTTCCTTGAGTATTTTTCCGAGCGACATGTCATGGGCATGACGTGTCGCTCGGGGAAATTTCCCTTGGAAGAAGACGACAAAGAAACCGACCGACtattttttatctcttttcaTGTGTTAATTCTTCTCCTACTATGATTTCAGGCTTCTATGGAACGGTTTTCTACTTTTAGAATGCTACTTTTTGAAACATCGGAACACAGTACTATTTTGATGATTAGCTTTTGGTTTGTGTGATAACCAGTAATATATGTATTCCCCGAAATGCGAAACGGAAACTATCTATCACCAAAGGAAGTCGGGGGAAATtccgtgacagaaataaatgcTCTGATTCTCTGAAAATATGCTCACTTCAAAAAAGAATAGCAATTAATTGATGTCATTTGATCTGTGCTACAGGTCCAGAGGCCTGctaagtcccgaaaactttttggacccgaaaagccattttcGAAACTGCCAACCGCTTGCTTTTTGGAAatctgatcttttaacatgctTTCAAgctaacaaaaagaaaaatgtaaaatgtaaaaaatgctaacaaaaaaaaaaatttgatgaaTTAAATCCTCTCCGTTCTTGAGATACAGATGGATTGTGACACCGTACCCCAAAATGGCCCTTAAGTTTCGGAACATTCGAGAAACTTACATAAAATTTGGAAACTTTAACTAACGAATATTTTGACttgagtttttgtttcaataaaatgAGATGTATCACGTACAGTGCAAGTGTAGAACCGAAACAATTCCAATTAATAAAGATAACTTAAAGacccctcaaaaaaaaaaaaaaattcttgttaCATGTACACTGTTATGAGTAACATGCATAATCACATTTGTAGACATGTAGATTAGGTATAAATGCTGAATGTGCCATCTTTACAAAACACTTTGCATTAGCACCTGCACAGCATTTTACTAGCCCATATAGACCAATGACGATAAAAATATAAGGATTTGTATGGGAATCCCGATAAAAAGCTTAGGAACATagttataacaaaaaaatctcAATGATTGAAAAGCCTAAACTTATTGCCATTGTCGATAGCTTCCTTCCTGTGTGGTTATTTTCCAGATCCGACGCGATTTGagccatttttcaatttctgggTTGTCAAcggataaaataattaaaatccAAAGATTGTCCCTGCCGCTTTAGCATAGAGTAAAAGTCACCTATTTTGTGTTTAAGTGTCGAAGTGACGTATTGCTGCTGGCCGCAGTAAAGATCTAACCTCTTGCATCGCACTTCGCGTTTTCTCTTCGTCAGCTCTATTATTTACCATCTCTACTTCAGCCTTTGCTAGGGCGCCTTCAACTGCATTTACAAATGCCTCAGTTgcggccgccattttgtttggtCTTTGGAGCCTGGTTGGGGTTAACCGCTGGCACTTAACCTGCGCCTGTCATTTGGCCACATTTGCTCCAAAAAATCCCCGGCGCGATCGTCATGTGAGAATACGCATGTATTCACTATTTCAGATTCTATAAGAATAAAACGAGGTTAGCGGAGACTGGTGTTCAAACCATTAAGGGACAAGTGCAAGCATAGACGCTTATCAGGACGATAGGTTTTTCTGAACATAATTTCACTTCATTTCACAACAAACACGCGTCAAATCACAACACACGCc
The DNA window shown above is from Acropora palmata chromosome 7, jaAcrPala1.3, whole genome shotgun sequence and carries:
- the LOC141886731 gene encoding uncharacterized protein LOC141886731, which translates into the protein MQPTPFRETNRSQINELRDEMDGQDGSGRTCIRQERDFHLLGDCQKAIEYHEKQFKMAIEIGDRHGEGGAYENLGIANQLLGDCQKAVDYHEKHLKIAKEIGDRVGKGKAYGNLGTAYGSLGDYRKAIEYHEKHLKIAIESGDRSGQGEAYGNLGVAYQSLGDYQEAVEYHKKEVKIAIEKGDLGREGRAYRNLGNAYDSLGDYRKAIEYHEKHLKIAIEIGDRDGEGGAYENLGIAYQLLGYFRKAIDYLEKHLKIAIAIGDQGGEGGTYGNLGNAYDSLGDYGKAIEYHKKHLKIAKEVGDRSGEGGAYGNLGNAYQSLGDYRKTIKYHEKHLEIAIEIGDRGREGGACGNLGIAYQSLGDYRKAIEYHEKHLKYAKEISDHHGEGLAYGNLGNAYQSFGDYRKAIEYLEKHLNIAIKIGDRCGEGTTYGNLGNVYWSLGDHREAIEHFESQLKIAIEIGDQGEEGAAYGNLGSAYRSLGDYRKAIEYHEKHLKIAVEISDRGGEAGAYGNLGNVYQSLGDYRKAIEYHEKALKIGVEIGDRGGEEEAYKNLGSAYRSVGDYLKAIEYYEKCMNIAKEIGDRCEEGTTYGNLGNAYRSLGDYLKAIEYLEKHLKIAIDIGDRDGEGLANGNLGVTYCTLGDYRKAIEYLEKHLKIAIEIGDQGGEGTTYGNLGSAYKSLGDYRKAIEYHEKRLKIAVKISDRGGEGRAYGNLGNAYESLGDYRNAIKYHEKALKIGVEIGDHDREEKAYKNLGSAYRSLGDCSKAIEYYEKCMKIAIEIGDQGGEGTTYENLGNTYESLGDYRKAIEYHQKRLKIAIEIGDQGGEGEAYGDLGNAYESLGDYRKAIEYHEKRFKIATEIGDRETEGLAYENLGTVYYLLCDYRKSIEYHGKALKIAIEISDQDTEVRAYGNLGNAYWSIGDYRKAIEYHQKRLKIAIEIGDQGGEGEAYGDLGNAYESLSDYRKAIEYHEKRLRIAIEIGDREREGLAYENLGTVYYLLCDYQKSIEYHGKALKIAIEISDQDTEVRAYGNLGNAYWSLGDYRKAIEYHEKHLKIAIQIGDQGGQGSAYGNLSIAYGSLGDYRKVSEYLEKNLKIAIEIGDRDREGGAYGNLGNFYRSLGDYRKAIEYFERHLKIVIENGDQRGEGAAYGNLGGAYRSLGDYRKAIEYHEKHLKITIEIGDRGGEGASYHNIGNVYFSLGQFENAVDNFVSAVNTFNYLRSLLKSKDNWKMKYRELYEKTYTALWNSLLRIGKIDEALFAAEQGRAQTLLDNLLIQFKLPESLSAATFDSERTISHLLTENITPTIFLGIERLTINIWFLSRKNKVVFRQGKLEGDRTEKDPIHTLLQSSLEKIGAEDTVRCEDRTLDNDCPFSIEAWGKGVGKPTLPPLDNPFKPFYDAVIDPIVDMLGPQDDELVIVPDGALCFTPWAAVIESIRIRAVPSLTSYQLILSVPEGHHKRRGALLVGNPCLNQLKKPEPDLPCAQEEVELIASILNIRPLIGRQATKGEVMKRMSSVGLIHIAAHGNKHTGEIALSPNPGWTSNFPQKKDYILKMSDVQAVNLRARLVVLSCCHSGRGRILKGEGVVGIARAFLAAGARSVLVTLWAIDDEATMVFMKSFYKHLKEGKTASASLQQSMKSLRQSDEYSEMRYWAPFQLIGDDVKIEFGADDDVKK